A region from the Sandaracinus amylolyticus genome encodes:
- a CDS encoding DUF1552 domain-containing protein, whose translation MKRRSFLKGLAAGAALAPIGIHTFARSARAAGEGRALFVYIPDGCIPDRWHPRGSSGSSTFTLPEMSAPLERVRQHLTFLDGLDMYAGGPTHEGGCAKVLTGTDPTSLDVFLGQTLREGVPHPSVHLGVGANFENGSGSFSRLMGTEVKPDDDPLNAFSRLFGGREMTDTSAEELRIRRRRSVLDAISGDLTALRARLGAVERTKLDVHTESLRELERRLMAPVGGSCSDVAFNAGGYRNVETDYYPKTYHKEDNFLTVGRLQQDLAVLSLGCGITRVASIMWSHPVSPTHVRDTTATLGNHDASHYGNADSDTARQFVALKRWFAERFAELIEKLATTPDGEGTLLDSTVVMLCSELGDSNAHDHKRVPFVVAGGAGVRLRGNRFIDYRGGHGGENEAHSKLLVSIAQAVGVPVDTYGYSGHGSGGLEGLLI comes from the coding sequence ATGAAGCGTCGTTCGTTCCTGAAGGGGCTCGCGGCGGGCGCGGCGCTCGCGCCGATCGGGATCCACACGTTCGCGCGCAGCGCGCGCGCGGCGGGCGAGGGCAGGGCGCTCTTCGTCTACATCCCCGACGGCTGCATCCCGGATCGCTGGCACCCGCGCGGCAGCTCGGGGAGCAGCACGTTCACGCTGCCGGAGATGAGCGCGCCGCTCGAGCGCGTGCGGCAGCACCTCACGTTCCTCGACGGGCTCGACATGTACGCGGGCGGGCCGACGCACGAGGGCGGCTGCGCGAAGGTGCTCACCGGCACCGACCCGACGTCGCTCGACGTGTTCCTCGGCCAGACGCTGCGCGAGGGCGTGCCGCACCCGAGCGTGCACCTCGGCGTGGGCGCGAACTTCGAGAACGGCAGCGGCAGCTTCTCGCGCCTGATGGGCACCGAGGTGAAGCCCGACGACGATCCGCTCAACGCGTTCTCGCGCTTGTTCGGCGGGCGCGAGATGACCGACACGAGCGCGGAGGAGCTGCGCATCCGTCGTCGCCGCAGCGTGCTCGACGCGATCAGCGGTGACCTGACCGCGCTGCGCGCGCGGCTCGGCGCGGTGGAGCGCACGAAGCTCGACGTGCACACCGAGTCGCTGCGCGAGCTCGAGCGAAGGCTGATGGCGCCGGTGGGCGGCAGCTGCAGCGACGTCGCGTTCAACGCGGGCGGCTATCGCAACGTCGAGACCGACTACTACCCGAAGACCTATCACAAGGAAGACAACTTCCTGACCGTCGGGCGCCTGCAGCAGGACCTCGCGGTGCTCTCGCTCGGCTGCGGGATCACGCGCGTCGCGTCGATCATGTGGTCGCATCCGGTGAGCCCCACGCACGTGCGCGACACGACGGCGACGCTCGGCAACCACGACGCGTCGCACTACGGCAACGCGGACAGCGACACTGCGCGGCAGTTCGTCGCGCTGAAGCGCTGGTTCGCGGAGCGCTTCGCAGAGCTGATCGAGAAGCTCGCGACCACGCCCGACGGCGAGGGCACGCTGCTCGACTCGACGGTCGTGATGTTGTGCAGCGAGCTCGGCGACTCGAACGCGCACGATCACAAGCGCGTGCCGTTCGTCGTCGCGGGCGGCGCGGGCGTGCGGCTGCGCGGCAATCGCTTCATCGACTACCGCGGTGGGCACGGCGGCGAGAACGAGGCGCACTCGAAGCTTCTCGTGTCGATCGCGCAGGCGGTCGGCGTGCCGGTCGACACGTACGGGTACTCGGGGCACGGCAGCGGCGGGCTCGAGGGCCTCCTGATCTGA
- a CDS encoding DUF1592 domain-containing protein, producing the protein MRFRSPSSLLSALVLAFATACTGLLGEAAAGPDGVGPGPGDGPRDPGGNPIDPSDPVEPGEPIVCEGEAPGRRSLRLLTRDEYRATVADLLGIAAPDVDSFPVETSVRGYDNESNAQLVTGRHADAYASAAETLVATVDPARFAACDLSSSDCQRQLVEAFGRRAFRRPLASDEVDRYVALFASDLIVGDARVGARLAMEAMLASPSFLYRSEVGEAQADGTFALTSWEIATALSYLFWGTMPDETLFALAESDSLRDPAIIEREARRMLDDPRSEDAVAAFVSRWLGTTRLLGTNRDATLFPAFTGPVRESMLAEERAFVRHVMFERTGRFSELFSADYVMVDANLRTYYGLGAGGSAAFDRVSAPPERVGGLLVMGSVMASHAHSNESSPIRRGLFVRDRLLCQDLPPPPADADTTPPGLDPTLTTRERFRRHTDDPVCSACHQFIDGVGFPFERFDAVGAYREQENGLAIDTSGELIGVEALSDGARLALAGPQELAAQIAESDTARDCMARQWWRWARGTIERDAGDACSVRALATRFEESGGDLRDLMVAVVTQPSFRIRRAAEEVAP; encoded by the coding sequence ATGCGCTTCCGCTCACCGTCGTCTCTGCTCTCCGCGCTCGTGCTCGCCTTCGCGACGGCGTGCACCGGCCTGCTCGGCGAGGCAGCCGCCGGCCCCGACGGCGTCGGCCCAGGCCCAGGCGACGGTCCGCGCGATCCCGGTGGCAACCCGATCGACCCGAGCGATCCTGTCGAGCCGGGTGAGCCGATCGTGTGCGAGGGCGAGGCGCCGGGCCGACGCTCGCTGCGCTTGCTGACGCGCGACGAGTACCGCGCGACCGTCGCCGATCTGCTCGGCATCGCGGCGCCCGACGTCGACTCGTTTCCGGTCGAGACCTCCGTGCGCGGCTACGACAACGAGTCGAACGCGCAGCTCGTCACCGGTCGCCACGCGGACGCGTACGCGAGCGCGGCCGAGACGCTCGTCGCGACCGTGGACCCGGCGCGCTTCGCGGCGTGCGACCTCTCGAGCAGCGACTGCCAGCGCCAGCTCGTCGAGGCGTTCGGTCGCCGCGCGTTCCGCCGTCCGCTCGCGAGCGACGAAGTGGATCGCTACGTCGCGCTCTTCGCGAGCGATCTGATCGTCGGTGACGCGCGCGTGGGCGCGCGGCTCGCGATGGAGGCGATGCTCGCGTCGCCTTCGTTCCTCTATCGCAGCGAGGTCGGTGAGGCGCAGGCGGACGGAACGTTCGCGCTCACCTCGTGGGAGATCGCGACCGCGCTCTCCTATCTCTTCTGGGGCACGATGCCGGACGAGACGCTCTTCGCGCTCGCGGAGAGCGACTCGCTGCGCGACCCCGCGATCATCGAGCGCGAGGCGCGCCGCATGCTCGACGATCCGCGCAGCGAGGACGCGGTCGCCGCGTTCGTGTCGCGCTGGCTCGGCACCACGCGCCTGCTCGGCACGAACCGCGACGCGACGCTCTTCCCCGCGTTCACCGGCCCGGTGCGCGAGTCGATGCTCGCGGAGGAGCGCGCGTTCGTGCGCCACGTGATGTTCGAGCGCACGGGTCGGTTCAGCGAGCTCTTCAGCGCCGACTACGTGATGGTCGACGCGAACCTGCGCACCTACTACGGGCTCGGCGCGGGGGGGAGCGCGGCGTTCGATCGTGTGAGCGCGCCGCCCGAGCGTGTCGGTGGTCTGCTGGTGATGGGCAGCGTCATGGCGAGCCATGCGCACTCGAACGAGAGCTCGCCGATCCGGCGCGGTCTCTTCGTGCGCGATCGCCTGCTCTGCCAGGATCTCCCGCCGCCTCCCGCCGACGCCGACACCACGCCGCCGGGGCTCGATCCCACGCTCACGACGCGCGAGCGCTTCCGCCGCCACACCGACGATCCGGTGTGCTCGGCGTGCCACCAATTCATCGACGGAGTGGGCTTCCCCTTCGAGCGCTTCGACGCGGTCGGCGCGTATCGCGAGCAGGAGAACGGCCTCGCGATCGACACGAGCGGCGAGCTGATCGGCGTCGAGGCGCTGAGCGACGGCGCGCGCCTCGCGCTCGCGGGCCCGCAAGAGCTCGCGGCGCAGATCGCGGAGAGCGACACCGCGCGCGATTGCATGGCGCGCCAGTGGTGGCGCTGGGCGCGCGGCACGATCGAGCGCGACGCAGGCGATGCGTGCTCGGTGCGCGCGCTCGCGACGCGCTTCGAGGAGAGCGGAGGTGACCTGCGCGATCTGATGGTCGCGGTCGTGACGCAGCCCTCGTTCCGGATCCGTCGTGCGGCAGAGGAGGTGGCGCCGTGA
- the purF gene encoding amidophosphoribosyltransferase has product MCGVVGIWGAPQASNLTYLGLHALQHRGQESAGIVSSDGGRLFAHKSLGLVQDAFSQPVLEALPGDRAIGHVRYSTAGGGGLKNAQPIAVDYAMGSLAVGHNGNFTNFEEVRTRLEAAGSIFNSSSDTEVLVHLIARSREATTVGRVSDALKQMQGAYSIVFLTTDELIAVRDPHGFRPLCLGTLSSYPGLPGATVVASEPSAFELIGAEYVRDLEPGEMIVADREGVRSLRPFETRAQRMCIFEYVYFARPDSKLNGISVYDTRKRLGAILAEECPADVDVVIPVPDSGVASALGYAGRLGIPFELGLIRSHYVGRTFIEPSQSIRHFGVKLKLSPVRAVLEGKRVAVIDDSIVRGTTSRKIVKMLRDAGAKEVHLRISSPPTRWPCYYGIDTPSRNELIAASHSPAEVAKYVTSDTVGYLSIDGLHRAVRGEGPGRQGFCDACFSGDYPVPFATENGTGKRSLPLASV; this is encoded by the coding sequence ATGTGCGGCGTCGTCGGCATCTGGGGCGCCCCGCAGGCGTCCAACCTGACCTACCTCGGGCTCCACGCGCTGCAGCATCGCGGCCAGGAGAGCGCAGGCATCGTCAGCAGCGACGGAGGGCGCCTCTTCGCGCACAAGTCGCTCGGCCTCGTGCAGGACGCGTTCTCGCAGCCGGTGCTCGAGGCGCTCCCCGGTGACCGCGCGATCGGCCACGTGCGCTACTCCACCGCCGGCGGCGGTGGGCTCAAGAACGCGCAGCCGATCGCGGTGGACTACGCGATGGGCTCGCTGGCCGTCGGGCACAACGGCAACTTCACGAACTTCGAGGAAGTGCGGACGCGCCTCGAGGCCGCGGGCTCGATCTTCAACAGCTCGAGCGACACGGAGGTGCTCGTCCACCTCATCGCGCGCAGCCGCGAGGCCACGACGGTCGGGCGCGTGAGCGACGCGCTCAAGCAGATGCAGGGCGCCTACTCGATCGTGTTCCTCACGACCGACGAGCTCATCGCGGTGCGCGATCCCCACGGCTTCCGCCCGCTCTGCCTCGGCACACTGAGCTCGTATCCCGGCCTGCCGGGCGCGACCGTCGTCGCGAGCGAGCCCTCCGCGTTCGAGCTGATCGGCGCCGAGTACGTGCGCGACCTCGAGCCCGGCGAGATGATCGTCGCGGATCGCGAGGGCGTGCGCTCGCTGCGTCCGTTCGAGACGCGCGCGCAGCGCATGTGCATCTTCGAGTACGTCTACTTCGCGCGGCCGGACTCGAAGCTGAACGGCATCAGCGTGTACGACACGCGCAAGCGGCTCGGCGCGATCCTCGCGGAGGAGTGCCCGGCCGACGTCGACGTCGTGATCCCGGTGCCCGACAGCGGCGTCGCGTCGGCGCTGGGCTACGCGGGGCGATTGGGAATTCCGTTCGAGCTCGGCCTGATCCGCAGCCACTACGTGGGCCGCACGTTCATCGAGCCGAGCCAGTCGATCCGACACTTCGGCGTGAAGCTGAAGCTCTCGCCGGTGCGCGCCGTGCTCGAGGGCAAGCGCGTCGCGGTGATCGACGACTCGATCGTGCGCGGCACGACGAGCCGCAAGATCGTGAAGATGCTGCGCGACGCGGGCGCGAAGGAAGTGCACCTGCGCATCAGCTCGCCGCCGACGCGCTGGCCTTGTTACTACGGCATCGACACGCCCTCGCGGAACGAGCTGATCGCGGCGAGCCACAGCCCCGCCGAGGTCGCGAAGTACGTGACGAGCGACACGGTCGGGTACCTCTCGATCGACGGTCTGCATCGCGCGGTGCGCGGTGAGGGCCCGGGTCGCCAGGGGTTCTGCGATGCGTGCTTCAGCGGCGACTATCCCGTCCCGTTCGCGACCGAGAACGGCACCGGGAAGCGCTCGCTGCCGCTCGCGAGCGTTTGA
- a CDS encoding RHS repeat domain-containing protein: protein MRSRTDALVGDELEFQYDLEDRLRAVIANGDVVGEYRYDYADNLLETPQREFHPTGLHRLGEVSYDDRGRATGTPDNPYIDWTYFDLPRYVDVWGQGKTFYRYTASGSRAQAWHDDGSRTDYVGQLYELQHGRDGDERQVVRIYAEGELIAERHSTKELGNALFYVHSDHLGSVESVTDESGNVVERYRYEPFGAREHRIDQAADDTDFSAGFTGHEHDDTGLINARGRVYDPRSGRFLTPDPLIRSPYNRQSLNAYSYVENRPLTWTDPSGLVPCCDPFGNCYDSDVALFGSLAFGAIGAAIDSLSRGSSHDPGSGSFEREGLSSGSGSRATRPVQSSPSRVVDGQGAATSSAAVTRSASRTVVPAGAPPAAGYASGSERQVRDPWLDAANWLDSHGVDDFAAGAGDFLSFGLTRRFRDLTGDSAVVDTTSAAYGRGEVAGVLVSLPGAVRGIVGLGRAGLRGLAGMRAASASMPRVTGAFAEGARGAGEGLGRLAGRSIRVTERGLAIVERHLATFEAFEANAAMVNRLRGALSSGGMVQGADAVFYLHEISEATMVARGTAQLVAHEAALAKYQVHAFSVYHASVVAAMPQHFNLAWRAFWGL, encoded by the coding sequence GTGCGCTCGCGTACCGATGCGCTCGTCGGCGACGAGCTCGAGTTCCAGTACGACCTCGAGGACCGGCTACGAGCGGTGATCGCGAATGGAGACGTCGTCGGCGAGTATCGCTACGACTACGCCGACAATCTGCTGGAGACGCCTCAGCGCGAGTTCCACCCGACGGGGCTCCACCGCCTCGGCGAAGTGTCGTACGACGATCGCGGACGCGCGACCGGCACCCCCGACAATCCCTACATCGACTGGACGTACTTCGACCTCCCCCGCTACGTCGATGTGTGGGGCCAGGGAAAGACGTTCTATCGTTACACGGCGTCGGGAAGCAGAGCACAGGCCTGGCACGACGACGGCAGCAGAACTGACTACGTCGGTCAGCTGTACGAACTGCAGCACGGCCGTGACGGAGACGAGCGCCAGGTCGTCCGAATCTACGCGGAAGGCGAGCTCATCGCGGAGCGTCACAGCACGAAGGAGCTGGGGAATGCTCTGTTCTACGTCCACTCCGATCATCTCGGGAGCGTCGAGTCGGTCACGGACGAGTCGGGCAACGTCGTCGAGCGATATCGCTACGAGCCGTTCGGCGCACGAGAGCACCGAATCGATCAAGCGGCGGATGATACCGACTTCTCCGCGGGCTTCACCGGGCACGAGCACGACGACACCGGCCTGATCAATGCTCGAGGGCGAGTGTACGACCCGAGGAGCGGCCGGTTCCTCACGCCCGACCCGCTCATTCGTAGCCCGTACAATCGTCAGAGCCTCAACGCGTACAGCTACGTCGAGAACCGCCCGCTGACGTGGACGGACCCCAGTGGTCTGGTCCCGTGTTGTGACCCGTTCGGGAATTGCTACGACAGTGACGTAGCCCTCTTTGGATCGCTCGCTTTCGGGGCGATCGGGGCCGCGATCGATAGCCTGTCGCGTGGCAGCTCCCACGACCCTGGCTCGGGGTCGTTCGAGCGCGAGGGACTCAGCTCGGGCAGCGGGTCACGAGCCACGCGCCCGGTGCAGAGCTCGCCGAGTCGAGTGGTGGACGGCCAGGGCGCGGCGACGAGCAGTGCGGCTGTGACGAGATCTGCCTCGCGGACGGTCGTGCCCGCGGGAGCGCCGCCTGCTGCGGGATACGCCTCGGGCAGCGAGCGCCAGGTGCGAGATCCCTGGCTGGATGCGGCGAACTGGCTCGATTCGCACGGCGTTGACGACTTCGCCGCGGGCGCTGGGGACTTCCTCTCGTTCGGGCTGACGCGACGTTTCCGGGATCTCACGGGCGATTCCGCGGTCGTGGACACCACGAGCGCGGCCTACGGCCGCGGCGAAGTCGCGGGTGTCCTCGTGTCGCTTCCCGGAGCCGTGCGGGGCATCGTCGGACTCGGGCGGGCAGGCCTCAGAGGCCTTGCGGGGATGCGTGCGGCCTCGGCGTCGATGCCGCGAGTTACGGGCGCGTTCGCCGAAGGTGCACGGGGCGCGGGGGAAGGCTTGGGTCGGTTGGCCGGTCGCTCGATCCGTGTAACCGAGCGTGGTCTAGCGATCGTCGAACGGCACTTGGCTACGTTCGAAGCGTTCGAAGCGAATGCAGCGATGGTGAACCGACTGCGAGGAGCGCTCAGTAGTGGGGGAATGGTGCAAGGAGCCGATGCCGTGTTCTATCTGCACGAAATATCGGAAGCCACGATGGTGGCCCGCGGGACGGCTCAGCTCGTGGCGCACGAGGCTGCGCTTGCGAAATACCAAGTGCACGCGTTCAGCGTCTATCATGCGTCCGTGGTCGCCGCGATGCCTCAGCACTTCAATCTCGCCTGGCGCGCCTTCTGGGGGCTCTGA
- a CDS encoding SCO4402 family protein: MLKYPTMRAELVDYLELLGSPELRDGRGRSIQLDEPIHFLFDDTPLAQNAECTIGWYLVDADEARLVRDVISEIDRVFVAHGTEHPDAYFLALPAWDRVVSLARTAAATLKARDPGSWNTAP; encoded by the coding sequence ATGCTGAAGTACCCGACGATGCGTGCCGAGCTGGTGGACTACCTCGAGCTCCTCGGGAGCCCCGAGCTCCGGGATGGACGCGGCCGATCGATCCAGCTCGACGAGCCCATCCACTTCCTGTTCGACGACACACCGCTCGCGCAGAACGCGGAGTGCACGATTGGTTGGTATCTGGTCGACGCTGATGAAGCGCGGCTCGTTCGCGACGTGATCAGCGAGATCGATCGCGTCTTCGTCGCGCACGGGACCGAGCACCCCGACGCGTATTTCCTGGCGCTGCCCGCGTGGGACCGCGTCGTGAGCCTCGCTCGGACAGCGGCCGCGACGTTGAAAGCGCGGGATCCCGGCAGCTGGAACACCGCGCCCTGA
- a CDS encoding DUF2019 domain-containing protein: MRTLLDLLVDEESLGAPLLELVRAAVDDAKRGAGPSRKRLELNRFEITIDVELDEAVIEDVLEPPGVAVRRVSTRELIAALERARRDRSPVRRYADAARRHEQGTNDADPRKANRAARELTRLWKQIRRSDEQLAEFVELLGHEALSVRLWAATHLLPIDPLRAERAIEELTREPGILGFGARMTLQEWRAGRLREP, encoded by the coding sequence ATGCGCACGTTGCTCGATCTGCTCGTCGACGAGGAGTCGCTCGGTGCACCGCTGCTCGAGCTCGTGAGGGCCGCGGTCGACGACGCCAAGCGCGGTGCGGGCCCGTCGCGCAAGCGACTCGAGCTCAATCGGTTCGAGATCACGATCGACGTCGAGCTCGACGAGGCAGTCATCGAGGATGTGCTCGAGCCGCCCGGCGTCGCGGTCCGACGTGTGTCGACCCGTGAGCTGATCGCTGCGCTCGAGCGTGCGCGGCGCGATCGATCGCCCGTTCGTCGGTATGCAGACGCGGCGCGACGGCACGAACAGGGAACGAACGACGCTGATCCGCGCAAGGCGAACCGAGCTGCGCGCGAGCTGACGCGCCTCTGGAAGCAGATCCGGAGGTCCGATGAGCAGCTCGCGGAGTTCGTCGAGCTGCTCGGGCACGAGGCTCTCTCGGTCCGGCTCTGGGCTGCGACCCACCTGCTGCCGATCGATCCGTTGCGAGCCGAGCGAGCGATCGAGGAGCTGACGCGAGAGCCCGGTATCCTCGGCTTCGGCGCGCGCATGACGCTGCAAGAGTGGCGGGCCGGGCGGCTGCGCGAGCCCTGA
- a CDS encoding tetratricopeptide repeat protein → MSGQRDGEKWDAAQEGAELIAEGEIDAAIRELESVIDRDPKNEYAYYFLGAAHFEKGAFDKAMKASVKALEIAPQYLGALVQLGHALRMMGRHQEAIRVARQLLAQNKDDGDALYLLGLSHYARGERAAAAEYLNRFLATKPELEVANEVHGLLQVLRGDVEPSDEGEGGGGGPDRSLN, encoded by the coding sequence ATGAGCGGCCAGAGAGACGGAGAGAAGTGGGACGCCGCGCAAGAAGGCGCGGAGCTGATCGCCGAGGGCGAGATCGACGCGGCGATCCGCGAGCTCGAATCGGTGATCGATCGCGACCCGAAGAACGAGTACGCGTACTACTTCCTCGGCGCGGCGCACTTCGAGAAGGGCGCGTTCGACAAGGCGATGAAGGCGTCGGTGAAGGCGCTCGAGATCGCGCCGCAGTACCTCGGCGCGCTGGTGCAGCTCGGTCACGCGCTGCGCATGATGGGCCGGCACCAGGAGGCGATCCGCGTCGCGCGCCAGCTGCTCGCGCAGAACAAGGACGACGGCGATGCGCTCTACCTGCTCGGCCTGTCGCACTACGCGCGCGGCGAGCGCGCGGCGGCGGCGGAGTACCTGAACCGCTTCCTCGCGACGAAGCCCGAGCTCGAGGTCGCGAACGAGGTGCACGGCCTCCTGCAGGTGCTGCGCGGCGACGTGGAGCCCAGCGACGAAGGCGAGGGCGGCGGTGGCGGCCCGGATCGCAGCCTGAATTGA
- a CDS encoding glycosyltransferase — protein MIVVLPCFNEEKRLDPHAVAQLVADPRIDVILVDDGSTDGTRALLESIAARHPDRVTALSMGRNVGKAEAVRTGVNLALERIVRGEARDDLVGYLDADFATPPEELSRMLDRIEDSPAKVAMGSRIARLGARVRRKQTRHYLGRLFATTASMVLDMSIYDTQCGAKLFRDTPALRAAMSVPFRSRWVFDVELLGRLTTGTADAPGLAVDDFLEIPLEVWEDVRGSKLGVKGALRGGMDLLRLGARVKSAGRGEFFPKK, from the coding sequence GTGATCGTCGTCCTGCCTTGCTTCAACGAGGAGAAACGCCTCGATCCCCACGCCGTGGCGCAGCTCGTCGCGGACCCGCGCATCGACGTCATCCTCGTCGACGACGGCTCCACGGACGGCACACGCGCGCTGCTGGAGTCGATCGCGGCGCGCCATCCAGATCGCGTCACCGCGCTGTCGATGGGTCGCAACGTCGGCAAGGCGGAAGCCGTGCGCACCGGCGTGAACCTCGCGCTCGAGCGCATCGTGCGCGGCGAGGCGCGCGACGATCTCGTCGGCTACCTCGACGCGGACTTCGCGACGCCGCCCGAAGAGCTCTCGCGCATGCTCGATCGCATCGAGGACAGCCCGGCGAAGGTCGCGATGGGATCGCGCATCGCGCGGCTCGGCGCGCGCGTGCGCCGCAAGCAGACGCGCCACTATCTCGGTCGGCTCTTCGCGACGACGGCGTCGATGGTGCTCGACATGAGCATCTACGACACGCAGTGCGGCGCGAAGCTCTTCCGCGACACGCCCGCGCTGCGCGCCGCGATGAGCGTGCCGTTCCGATCGCGCTGGGTGTTCGACGTCGAGCTGCTCGGACGGCTCACCACCGGCACCGCCGACGCGCCGGGGCTCGCGGTCGACGACTTCCTCGAGATCCCGCTGGAGGTCTGGGAGGACGTGCGCGGCAGCAAGCTCGGCGTGAAGGGCGCGCTGCGCGGCGGGATGGATCTGCTGCGCCTCGGCGCTCGCGTGAAGAGCGCCGGGCGCGGCGAGTTCTTCCCGAAGAAATGA
- a CDS encoding alkaline phosphatase PhoX encodes MSSGRVVDWGVTRSGLLVPRRKLLKGGLAGFAAAMMSRTLMGCDDGGPASATDAGLSGQDASGIDATMPDAGSFEFPHRDIPAPPPLRSRIADIGALGEPDANGVRLAPGFTSRIIGRTGETVAGTSYEWHRFPDGGATYATEDGGWIYTSNCEVPLIGGVGAVRFDADGEIVAAHRILDRTSVNCAGGKTPWHTWLSCEETGTGRVWECDPWGEHEAVARPALGVFKHEAAAIDPVRAHVYLTEDESDGRFYRFVPDRLTSRGHPDLSSGRLEVAVVGGDGRVTWAELPDPRFEGEVPTRMQVAESTAFRGGEGIWYHEGVVYFSTKGDNRVWALDVATNELDVIYDITEQGDPAPLRGVDNLTVSCCGDVLVAEDGGTMQIVAILPDGQLKPIAQVVGHTGSEITGPAFDPSGTRLYFSSQRGAEGGGGVGVTFEVTGPFHEPV; translated from the coding sequence ATGTCTTCGGGACGGGTGGTCGATTGGGGCGTGACGAGGAGCGGTCTGCTCGTTCCTCGTCGCAAGCTGCTCAAGGGCGGGCTCGCGGGCTTCGCGGCCGCGATGATGTCGCGCACGCTGATGGGCTGCGACGACGGAGGACCAGCGAGCGCGACCGACGCGGGCCTCTCCGGGCAGGACGCGAGCGGCATCGACGCGACGATGCCCGACGCGGGCTCGTTCGAGTTCCCGCATCGCGACATCCCCGCGCCGCCGCCGCTGCGATCGCGCATCGCCGACATCGGCGCGCTCGGCGAGCCCGACGCGAACGGCGTGCGCCTCGCGCCCGGCTTCACGTCGCGGATCATCGGCCGCACCGGCGAGACCGTCGCGGGCACGAGCTACGAGTGGCATCGCTTCCCCGACGGCGGCGCGACCTACGCGACCGAAGACGGCGGCTGGATCTACACGTCGAACTGCGAGGTCCCGCTGATCGGCGGCGTGGGCGCGGTGCGCTTCGACGCGGACGGCGAGATCGTCGCCGCGCATCGCATCCTCGATCGCACGAGCGTGAACTGCGCGGGCGGCAAGACGCCGTGGCACACGTGGCTCTCGTGCGAGGAGACCGGCACGGGTCGCGTGTGGGAGTGCGATCCGTGGGGCGAGCACGAGGCGGTCGCGCGTCCCGCGCTCGGCGTGTTCAAGCACGAGGCCGCCGCGATCGATCCGGTGCGCGCGCACGTCTACCTCACCGAGGACGAGAGCGACGGACGCTTCTATCGCTTCGTGCCCGATCGCCTGACGAGCCGCGGTCATCCCGATCTCTCGTCGGGACGTCTCGAGGTCGCGGTCGTCGGCGGCGATGGACGCGTGACGTGGGCCGAGCTGCCGGACCCGCGCTTCGAGGGCGAGGTGCCGACGCGCATGCAGGTCGCGGAGAGCACCGCGTTCCGCGGCGGCGAGGGCATCTGGTACCACGAGGGCGTCGTCTACTTCAGCACGAAGGGCGACAACCGCGTGTGGGCGCTCGACGTCGCGACGAACGAGCTCGACGTGATCTACGACATCACCGAGCAGGGCGATCCGGCGCCGCTGCGCGGCGTCGACAACCTCACGGTCTCGTGCTGCGGCGACGTGCTGGTCGCCGAGGACGGCGGGACGATGCAGATCGTCGCGATCCTCCCCGACGGTCAGCTCAAGCCGATCGCGCAGGTCGTCGGCCACACGGGGTCCGAGATCACCGGGCCCGCGTTCGACCCGAGCGGTACGCGCCTCTACTTCAGCTCGCAGCGCGGCGCCGAGGGCGGCGGCGGCGTGGGCGTGACGTTCGAGGTGACCGGCCCGTTCCACGAGCCGGTCTGA